The following are encoded in a window of Phytoactinopolyspora mesophila genomic DNA:
- a CDS encoding ABC transporter permease, which translates to MRPLVTLVARALARMVAMLWLIASVTFLAIRALPGNPVDVWMQEMQGTGLTGDQARDQAARLLKIDVDESLVSQYVGYMRNLLRGDLGDSIILSPGTPVMEMLGVRLAWTLFSVSPALIVGFLIGLYLGSRAAYRRGTWLDRLITNGSALTDSMPPVLIGILLVFYVGVVWELVPIQSLRGAYSSGVQPGFTLDFALSALAHVIMPSMVYVLASVGGWTLMMRGSALGVLKDDYVAQARARGLSERTIRVSFVQRNARLPLVTGFAISMGFVVSGSVLVEEIFVYPGVGQLLADALALRDYTVMQGVVLATTVTVLIATAIADTLYGWLDPRTRTEYE; encoded by the coding sequence TTGCGCCCGCTCGTTACGCTGGTGGCTCGCGCGCTGGCGCGCATGGTGGCCATGCTCTGGCTCATCGCCTCGGTGACGTTTCTGGCCATTCGGGCGCTACCTGGCAATCCGGTCGATGTCTGGATGCAGGAGATGCAGGGGACCGGCCTCACCGGTGACCAGGCCCGTGACCAAGCGGCTCGGCTTCTCAAGATCGATGTCGACGAGTCACTGGTGAGCCAGTACGTCGGCTACATGCGCAACCTCCTCCGAGGAGACCTTGGTGACTCGATCATCTTGTCGCCGGGCACACCCGTGATGGAGATGCTTGGGGTGCGACTTGCATGGACGCTGTTTAGCGTGAGTCCGGCGTTGATCGTCGGGTTTCTGATCGGTCTGTATCTCGGTAGCCGCGCGGCTTATCGGCGGGGTACGTGGCTAGATCGGCTGATCACCAATGGCAGTGCGCTGACGGATTCCATGCCACCGGTCCTGATCGGGATCTTGTTGGTGTTTTACGTCGGCGTGGTGTGGGAGCTGGTGCCGATTCAGTCGCTGAGAGGGGCGTACTCGTCGGGCGTGCAGCCCGGTTTCACTCTCGACTTCGCGCTGAGTGCGCTTGCCCATGTGATCATGCCGTCGATGGTGTACGTGCTGGCCAGCGTGGGCGGCTGGACGCTGATGATGCGCGGAAGTGCGCTCGGCGTTCTTAAGGACGATTACGTCGCCCAGGCCCGGGCGCGGGGGCTGTCTGAGCGGACGATTCGAGTCAGCTTCGTGCAACGTAACGCACGGTTACCGCTGGTCACGGGCTTCGCGATCAGTATGGGTTTCGTCGTCTCGGGATCAGTTCTTGTAGAGGAGATTTTCGTCTACCCCGGTGTTGGCCAGTTGCTAGCTGACGCGCTGGCGTTGCGCGACTACACCGTGATGCAGGGCGTTGTTCTCGCCACAACCGTCACTGTGCTCATCGCCACAGCGATCGCAGACACCCTTTATGGGTGGCTCGACCCCCGCACCAGAACGGAGTACGAGTGA